A single genomic interval of Candidatus Polarisedimenticolia bacterium harbors:
- a CDS encoding SUMF1/EgtB/PvdO family nonheme iron enzyme yields IESCNVTNAAFMEFVSAGGYRDPRWWNAADWDWVCREELRHPPFWERRDKEWVWRGLFEAVPLPAAWPVYVSHAEAAAYARWRGARLPTEAEFQRAAFGAPSGEERPFPWGEAAPEAGRHGVFDFTSWDPKPAGSHPDGRSAWDVDDLIGNGWEWTSTPFGPFPGFRPMAAYPEYSADFFDGDHFVMKGASPATARELIRPTFRNWFRARYPFVYAAFRCAKDRA; encoded by the coding sequence GATCGAATCCTGCAATGTGACCAATGCAGCTTTCATGGAATTCGTCTCCGCCGGCGGCTATCGCGACCCGCGCTGGTGGAATGCGGCCGACTGGGACTGGGTTTGCCGCGAGGAGCTCCGGCATCCCCCCTTCTGGGAGCGGCGGGACAAGGAGTGGGTGTGGCGCGGCCTGTTCGAAGCGGTCCCTCTTCCGGCCGCCTGGCCGGTCTACGTCAGCCACGCCGAGGCAGCGGCCTACGCGCGCTGGCGCGGCGCCAGGCTTCCGACCGAGGCGGAATTCCAGCGCGCGGCCTTCGGAGCACCCAGTGGAGAGGAGCGTCCGTTCCCCTGGGGCGAAGCGGCGCCGGAAGCCGGCCGGCACGGCGTCTTCGATTTCACGAGCTGGGATCCGAAGCCGGCGGGAAGCCATCCCGACGGACGCAGCGCCTGGGACGTCGATGATCTGATTGGCAACGGCTGGGAGTGGACCAGCACTCCCTTCGGGCCGTTTCCGGGGTTCCGGCCCATGGCCGCCTATCCGGAGTATTCGGCCGACTTCTTCGACGGCGATCACTTCGTCATGAAGGGGGCCTCGCCGGCGACGGCGCGGGAGCTGATCCGTCCGACGTTCCGCAACTGGTTCCGAGCGCGCTATCCCTTCGTCTATGCGGCGTTCCGATGCGCGAAGGACCGCGCATGA
- the egtD gene encoding L-histidine N(alpha)-methyltransferase, with translation MMHPAEAIARWRALRLARAASVKAFPSEPEAIPASPIEEFGADVRRDLTRVPRQLPSRYLYDDLGSALFEAICRLPWYPLTRAELRLLRRHALEILDSSVRSIVELGPGSGAKLSALIAGAGNRRGVLDVHLVDLSSSALAQAGRTLAELHDVRVVAHQATYEAGLGELGRARSDGGGRLALFLGSNLGNFDPPGREAFLGSIRSSLGRGDRLLLGVDLVKPVRDLLLAYDDPIGVTASFNLNLLARINQELEGDFDLRSFSHRAIWNEEHSRIEMHLRSDRRQRVAVDRLNLAFVMEAGETIWTESSYKYRLPEIASMLKRAGFELRAQWIDAGARFALTLAAAL, from the coding sequence ATGATGCATCCTGCCGAGGCTATCGCACGCTGGCGCGCCCTGCGCCTGGCACGGGCCGCATCCGTCAAAGCGTTCCCGAGCGAGCCCGAAGCGATCCCTGCGAGTCCGATCGAGGAGTTCGGGGCCGACGTCAGGCGCGACCTGACCCGGGTGCCGCGCCAGCTGCCATCGCGGTACCTCTATGACGATCTGGGGTCGGCCCTGTTCGAAGCGATCTGCCGGCTGCCATGGTATCCGCTGACCCGCGCCGAGCTCCGCCTGCTCAGGAGGCACGCGCTGGAGATTCTCGACTCCTCGGTCAGGTCGATCGTCGAGCTGGGCCCCGGAAGCGGCGCCAAGCTCTCGGCGCTGATCGCGGGCGCGGGAAACCGTCGCGGCGTGCTCGATGTGCACCTGGTCGACCTATCAAGCAGCGCGCTCGCCCAGGCAGGGCGGACGCTCGCGGAGCTTCACGACGTCCGCGTCGTCGCCCACCAGGCGACCTATGAGGCCGGCCTCGGAGAGCTCGGCCGGGCCCGCTCGGACGGGGGTGGCCGCCTGGCGCTGTTCCTCGGCTCCAATCTCGGCAATTTCGATCCTCCCGGCCGCGAGGCCTTCCTGGGTTCCATCCGCTCGTCCCTTGGCCGCGGCGACCGGCTCCTGCTCGGGGTGGATCTGGTCAAGCCGGTGCGGGATCTGCTCCTCGCCTACGACGACCCGATCGGTGTGACCGCTTCGTTCAACTTGAATCTGCTGGCACGGATCAACCAGGAGCTGGAAGGGGACTTCGACCTGCGGAGCTTCAGCCATCGAGCCATCTGGAACGAAGAGCACTCGCGGATCGAGATGCACCTGCGCAGCGACCGCCGGCAGCGCGTCGCCGTCGACCGCCTAAACCTGGCTTTCGTGATGGAAGCGGGGGAGACCATCTGGACGGAAAGTTCCTACAAATACCGGCTGCCGGAGATTGCGTCGATGCTGAAGCGCGCCGGCTTCGAGCTTCGCGCGCAGTGGATCGACGCCGGCGCTCGCTTCGCCCTGACGCTGGCCGCGGCGCTCTAG
- a CDS encoding UBP-type zinc finger domain-containing protein: MSQGCKHLDQVKAVSARTPDGCEECLEMGSDWVHLRLCLSCGHVGCCDNSPNKHATKHYHKTHHPIIRSFEPGEDWGWCYVDELVFEPAPEAPRR, from the coding sequence ATGTCTCAGGGATGCAAACATCTGGATCAGGTCAAGGCCGTGTCGGCGCGCACTCCCGACGGATGTGAAGAGTGCCTGGAGATGGGAAGCGACTGGGTCCATCTTCGCCTGTGCCTGTCGTGCGGCCACGTGGGCTGCTGCGACAACTCGCCCAACAAGCACGCCACGAAGCATTACCATAAGACACACCACCCGATTATCCGGAGCTTCGAGCCGGGCGAGGATTGGGGCTGGTGCTACGTAGACGAGCTGGTGTTCGAGCCCGCTCCGGAAGCGCCGCGCCGCTAG